A single Vigna radiata var. radiata cultivar VC1973A chromosome 8, Vradiata_ver6, whole genome shotgun sequence DNA region contains:
- the LOC106769844 gene encoding caffeoylshikimate esterase isoform X2: MCHGYAMECSITMNSTGIRLSQAGFAVFGIDYEGHGKSEGVPGLVMNLDSVIDDCFQHFSTISEKEEYKNKMRFLMGESMGGAVALLLHRKEPQFWDGAILVAPMCKIAEEMKPNTMVIKVLNALSKVAPSWRIVPGPDIIDIAFKVPQVREEIRGNEYCYKGRPRLRTASELLRISREIEERLHEVSLPFLVLHGEADQVTDKAISKQLHEVAGSSDKTLKLYPGMWHGLLYGEPPENLNIVFSDIIGWIEKRCQFGNTRLERELKEEQEHLKEEQEHFVRSDL, translated from the exons ATGTGCCATGGCTACGCCATGGAATGCAGCATCACCATGAACA GCACGGGAATAAGGCTTTCACAAGCCGGTTTTGCGGTGTTTGGGATTGATTACGAAGGACATGGAAAATCAGAAGGGGTTCCTGGTCTTGTTATGAATCTTGACAGCGTCATCGACGATTGTTTCCAACATTTCTCCACGATTTCTG AAAAAGAAGAGTACAAGAACAAGATGAGGTTCTTGATGGGTGAATCCATGGGAGGAGCTGTGGCACTTCTTTTGCATAGGAAAGAACCACAATTCTGGGATGGGGCCATTTTGGTCGCACCCATGTGCAAG attgcagaagaaatGAAACCAAACACAATGGTGATTAAGGTATTGAATGCATTAAGCAAAGTTGCTCCGTCGTGGAGAATAGTCCCGGGCCCAGACATAATTGATATTGCCTTCAAAGTGCCTCAAGTCAGAGAAGAG ATCAGAGGGAACGAATATTGCTACAAAGGAAGGCCTCGGCTGAGAACGGCGTCGGAACTTCTAAGGATCAGTAGAGAAATTGAGGAAAGACTGCATGAG gTTTCACTTCCTTTTCTGGTTTTACACGGTGAGGCGGATCAAGTGACTGATAAAGCAATTAGCAAACAGCTACATGAAGTTGCTGGAAGCTCTGACAAGACACTGAAGTTGTATCCTGGAATGTGGCATGGTCTGCTGTATGGAGAGCCACCGGAAAACTTGAATATTGTATTCTCGGATATCATTGGGTGGATCGAGAAGAGATGTCAGTTTGGAAATACAAGATTGGAGAGAGAGTTGAAAGAAGAACAGGAACATTTGAAAGAAGAACAGGAACATTTTGTCAGGTCTGATCTCTAG
- the LOC106769844 gene encoding caffeoylshikimate esterase isoform X1, which translates to MATETYAIKYEEEHILNSRGLKLFTCRWLPANRNPKALIFMCHGYAMECSITMNSTGIRLSQAGFAVFGIDYEGHGKSEGVPGLVMNLDSVIDDCFQHFSTISEKEEYKNKMRFLMGESMGGAVALLLHRKEPQFWDGAILVAPMCKIAEEMKPNTMVIKVLNALSKVAPSWRIVPGPDIIDIAFKVPQVREEIRGNEYCYKGRPRLRTASELLRISREIEERLHEVSLPFLVLHGEADQVTDKAISKQLHEVAGSSDKTLKLYPGMWHGLLYGEPPENLNIVFSDIIGWIEKRCQFGNTRLERELKEEQEHLKEEQEHFVRSDL; encoded by the exons ATg GCCACTGAAACCTACGCGATCAAATACGAGGAG GAACATATACTGAATTCACGAGGGTTGAAGCTCTTTACATGCCGATGGCTTCCGGCTAATAGGAATCCGAAAGCTTTGATCTTCATGTGCCATGGCTACGCCATGGAATGCAGCATCACCATGAACA GCACGGGAATAAGGCTTTCACAAGCCGGTTTTGCGGTGTTTGGGATTGATTACGAAGGACATGGAAAATCAGAAGGGGTTCCTGGTCTTGTTATGAATCTTGACAGCGTCATCGACGATTGTTTCCAACATTTCTCCACGATTTCTG AAAAAGAAGAGTACAAGAACAAGATGAGGTTCTTGATGGGTGAATCCATGGGAGGAGCTGTGGCACTTCTTTTGCATAGGAAAGAACCACAATTCTGGGATGGGGCCATTTTGGTCGCACCCATGTGCAAG attgcagaagaaatGAAACCAAACACAATGGTGATTAAGGTATTGAATGCATTAAGCAAAGTTGCTCCGTCGTGGAGAATAGTCCCGGGCCCAGACATAATTGATATTGCCTTCAAAGTGCCTCAAGTCAGAGAAGAG ATCAGAGGGAACGAATATTGCTACAAAGGAAGGCCTCGGCTGAGAACGGCGTCGGAACTTCTAAGGATCAGTAGAGAAATTGAGGAAAGACTGCATGAG gTTTCACTTCCTTTTCTGGTTTTACACGGTGAGGCGGATCAAGTGACTGATAAAGCAATTAGCAAACAGCTACATGAAGTTGCTGGAAGCTCTGACAAGACACTGAAGTTGTATCCTGGAATGTGGCATGGTCTGCTGTATGGAGAGCCACCGGAAAACTTGAATATTGTATTCTCGGATATCATTGGGTGGATCGAGAAGAGATGTCAGTTTGGAAATACAAGATTGGAGAGAGAGTTGAAAGAAGAACAGGAACATTTGAAAGAAGAACAGGAACATTTTGTCAGGTCTGATCTCTAG
- the LOC106771052 gene encoding 60S ribosomal protein L35 has translation MARIKVYELRQKTKAELLNQLKDLKAELALLRVAKVTGGAPNKLSKIKVVRLSIAQVLTVISQKQKAALRDAYKNKKYLPLDLRPKKTRAIRRRLTKHQASLKTEREKKKETYFPMRKYAIKV, from the exons ATGG CGAGGATTAAGGTTTACGAGCTGAGGCAGAAGACGAAAGCTGAACTCTTGAATCAGCTGAAGGACCTTAAGGCCGAGCTAGCCTTGCTTCGTGTTGCTAAGGTCACCGGAGGTGCCCCTAACAAGCTCTCCAAGAT AAAAGTGGTCAGGTTGTCGATTGCCCAGGTTTTGACTGTGATTTCTCAGAAGCAAAAGGCTGCGTTGAGAGATGCCTACAAGAACAAGAAGTACTTGCCCCTTGATCTCCGCCCCAAGAAGACCAGGGCTATCCGCAGAAGGCTTACCAAGCACCAG GCTTCATTGAAGACTGAgagggagaagaagaaagagactTATTTCCCAATGAGGAAGTATGCTATCAAGGTGTAA
- the LOC106771218 gene encoding putative pectate lyase 21 → MAGIQMLPYGDVDSNLRAMAGCAEGFGRHAIGGLHGSLYIVTNLADDGPGSLREGCRRNEPLWIVFEVSGTIHLSSYLSVSSYKTIDGRGHRVKLTGKGLRLKECEHIIVCNLEFEGGRGHDVDGIQIKPNSRHIWIDRCTLRDYDDGLIDITRQSTDITVSRCYFGQHDKTMLIGADPTHVGDRCIRVTIHHCFFDGTRQRQPRVRFGKVHLYNNYTRNWGVYAVCASVESQIYSQCNIYEAGAKKKTFEFYTEKAADKEEQKSGIIVSEGDMLLNGAQPCLLTQNREVAMFHPSEYYPTWTMEAAAHSLREILQLCTGWQSISRPVDRMVSN, encoded by the exons ATGGCGGGGATTCAGATGCTACCGTACGGCGACGTCGATTCCAATTTGAGGGCTATGGCCGGGTGCGCGGAGGGTTTTGGCCGCCACGCCATCGGCGGCCTCCATGGTTCTCTGTATATCGTTACCAATCTCGCAG ATGATGGTCCTGGGTCCCTTCGCGAAGGATGTCGTAGAAACGAACCTTTGTGGATTGTTTTCGAGGTTTCTGGTACGATTCATTTGTCGTCGTACCTGAGTGTGTCGTCGTATAAGACAATAGATGGGAGAGGGCATAGGGTGAAATTGACTGGGAAAGGTCTGAGGCTGAAGGAATGTGAGCACATCATCGTGTGCAACCTTGAGTTTGAGGGTGGTAGGGGTCATGATGTTGATGGcattcaaatcaaaccaaattcTAGGCATATATGGATCGATCGATGCACCCTCCGTGATTACGACGATGGCCTCATAGACATCACAAGACAAAGCACCGATATCACTGTATCCAG GTGTTACTTTGGGCAGCATGACAAGACCATGCTCATTGGAGCTGACCCGACTCACGTTGGTGATAGATGCATCCGGGTGACCATTCACCACTGTTTCTTTGATGGAACGCGGCAAAGACAACCACGTGTGAGATTTGGAAAAGTTCATCTGTACAACAATTACACCAGAAACTGGGGGGTTTATGCTGTTTGCGCTAGTGTGGAATCCCAG ATATACTCTCAATGTAACATATATGAAGCGGGAGCTAAGAAAAAGACTTTTGAATTTTATACCGAGAAg GCGGCAGATAAGGAAGAGCAAAAGTCCGGCATCATAGTATCAGAAGGAGACATGCTTTTGAATGGTGCACAGCCATGCTTGCTTACACAGAACAGAGAGGTGGCCATGTTCCATCCTAGCGAATATTACCCGACATGGACGATGGAAGCAGCTGCTCATTCTCTTAGAGAGATCCTCCAATTGTGTACAGGTTGGCAATCCATTTCTAGGCCAGTAGATCGTATGGTCTCTAATTAA
- the LOC106769687 gene encoding 3-ketoacyl-CoA synthase 19, producing MNLLFLCLSFPFLFYSFFSLFKLILQRRGQSCYMLAYECFMPPEDTKLNTDSATKIVLRNRKLRLEELRFLLKTIVSSGIGENTYCPRTVLEGREECPSLKDTYEEIDEIMFDTLDNLFKKTAISPSEIDILVVNVSLFSPSPSLAARIINRYKMRENVKAFNLAGMGCSASVVAIDVVQQLFKTYKNSVGIVVSTEDLGAHWYCGTDKKMMLSNCLFRSGGCSVMLTNKPSLKDRAILKLKHMEXTQYGADDEAYNCCIXVEDXXGXXGXRLTKSLVKSAAQALTVNLQAMTPKILPVWEMVRFFFASVRYSGMKKREMVPFFTGLVLGKNKMKKTKVNLLGGGLNFKTGIEHFCVHPGGRAVIDGVGKGFRLTEYDLEPARMALHRWGNTSAGGLWYVXGYMEAKKRLKKGDRILMISLGAGFKCNNCVWEVMKDLSDTNVWKDCIESYPPENLSNPFKDKYDWINDEYLSFVRLDFSRMVL from the coding sequence ATGAATCTTTTGTTCTTATGCCTCTCCTTTCCTTTCTTATTCTactctttcttttcccttttcaagTTGATTCTTCAACGTAGAGGCCAATCATGTTACATGTTGGCCTACGAGTGCTTTATGCCTCCAGAAGACACCAAACTCAACACTGACTCCGCCACAAAGATTGTCCTACGAAACAGAAAGCTGAGATTGGAGGAGTTGAGGTTTCTCCTCAAAACCATTGTCAGTTCGGGGATTGGGGAGAACACTTACTGCCCCAGAACCGTTCTTGAAGGGAGAGAAGAGTGTCCATCTCTTAAGGACACGTACGAGGAAATAGACGAGATCATGTTCGACACACTCGACAACCTCTTCAAGAAGACGGCTATTTCACCCTCCGAGATAGACATCCTCGTAGTCAACGTCTCCTTGTTCTCGCCCTCACCTTCTCTGGCAGCACGTATCATAAACAGGTACAAAATGAGAGAAAACGTCAAGGCTTTCAACCTTGCAGGAATGGGGTGTAGTGCAAGTGTCGTCGCTATTGATGTGGTGCAGCAACTCTTCAAGACTTACAAGAACTCTGTCGGGATTGTTGTGAGCACTGAGGATCTTGGTGCACATTGGTACTGTGGAACGGACAAGAAAATGATGCTTTCTAACTGCCTCTTTCGCTCTGGTGGCTGCTCTGTGATGTTGACAAACAAGCCTTCTCTGAAGGACCGTGCAATATTGAAACTGAAGCACATGGAGANGACCCAGTACGGTGCTGATGACGAGGCTTACAACTGCTGTATACANGTGGAAGATGANCANGGGTANTNNGGTNNTCGCCTCACCAAGAGTCTTGTNAAGAGTGCCGCTCAAGCCTTGACGGTGAACCTTCAAGCGATGACACCCAAGATTCTGCCAGTGTGGGAAATGGTAAGGTTCTTTTTTGCCTCTGTAAGGTACAGTGGgatgaagaaaagggaaatggTACCCTTTTTCACTGGGCTGGTTCTTGGCAAGAACAAGATGAAGAAGACAAAAGTTAATCTATTGGGAGGGGGGTTGAATTTCAAGACAGGAATAGAGCACTTTTGTGTGCATCCTGGAGGGAGGGCAGTTATTGATGGGGTTGGCAAGGGTTTTAGGCTCACTGAATATGACCTAGAACCTGCAAGGATGGCACTTCACCGATGGGGGAACACTTCTGCTGGTGGCCTTTGGTACGTTTTNGGTTACATGGAGGCGAAGAAGAGGCTGAAGAAGGGTGATAGGATCCTGATGATTAGCCTTGGAGCTGGGTTCAAGTGCAACAACTGTGTTTGGGAGGTGATGAAGGACTTGTCTGATACCAATGTGTGGAAGGACTGCATAGAAAGTTACCCTCCAGAGAACCTGAGTAACCCTTTCAAGGATAAGTATGATTGGATCAATGACGAGTATCTTAGCTTTGTGAGGTTGGATTTTAGCAGGATGGTCCTTTAG
- the LOC106772491 gene encoding 3-ketoacyl-CoA synthase 19-like → MNLLLLFLLPFLLYSFFSLFKLILQRSGQSCYMLAYECFMPPEDTKLNTDSATKIVLRNRKLRLEELRFLLKTIVSSGIGENTYCPRTILEGREECPSLKDMYEEIDEIMFDTLDNLFKKTGISPSEIDILVVNVSLFSPAPSLTARIINRYKMRENVKAFNLAGMGCSASVIAIDVVQQLFKIHKNSVGIVVSTEDLGAHWYCGTDRTMMLSNCLFRSGGCSVMLTNKPSLKDRAILKLKHMEXTQYGADDEAYNCCIXVEDXXGXXGXRLTKSLVKSAAQALTVNLQXMAPKILPVWEMVRFFLVSVRYSGMKKREMLPFFIELILGKNKTKVTKKVNLLGGGLNLKTGIEHFCVHPGGRAVIDGVGKGFRLTEYDLEPARMALHRWGNTSSGGLWYVLGYMEAKKRLKKGDRILMISLGAGFKCNNCVWEVMKDLSDTNVWKDCIESYPPENTNNPFKNKYDWINDEYLSFVRLDFSRMVL, encoded by the coding sequence ATGAATCTTTTGCTCTTATTTCTCCTTCCCTTCTTATTATactctttcttttcccttttcaaaTTGATTCTTCAACGTAGTGGCCAATCATGTTACATGTTGGCCTACGAGTGCTTTATGCCTCCGGAAGACACCAAACTCAACACTGACTCCGCCACAAAGATTGTCCTACGAAACAGAAAGCTCAGGTTGGAGGAGTTGAGGTTTCTCCTTAAAACCATTGTCAGTTCGGGAATTGGAGAGAACACTTACTGCCCCAGAACCATTCTTGAAGGGAGAGAGGAGTGTCCATCTCTTAAGGACATGTACGAGGAAATAGACGAGATCATGTTTGACACACTCGACAACCTCTTTAAGAAAACGGGAATTTCACCCTCCGAAATAGACATCCTCGTAGTGAACGTGTCCTTGTTCTCGCCGGCACCTTCTCTCACAGCACGTATCATAAACAGATACAAAATGAGAGAAAACGTCAAAGCTTTCAATCTTGCAGGAATGGGGTGTAGTGCAAGTGTCATCGCTATTGATGTGGTGCAGCAACTCTTCAAGATTCACAAGAACTCTGTTGGGATAGTTGTGAGCACTGAGGATCTTGGTGCACATTGGTACTGTGGCACGGACAGGACAATGATGCTTTCTAACTGCCTCTTTCGCTCTGGTGGCTGCTCTGTGATGTTGACAAACAAGCCTTCTCTGAAGGACCGTGCAATATTGAAACTGAAGCACATGGAGANGACCCAGTACGGTGCTGATGACGAGGCTTACAACTGCTGTATACANGTGGAAGATGANCANGGGTANTNNGGTNNTCGCCTCACCAAGAGTCTTGTNAAGAGTGCCGCTCAAGCCTTGACGGTGAACCTTCAAGNGATGGCACCNAAGATTCTGCCAGTGTGGGAAATGGTAAGGTTCTTTTTAGTCTCTGTAAGGTATAGTGGGATGAAGAAGAGGGAGATGCTACCCTTTTTCATTGAGCTGATACTTGGCAAGAACAAGACGAAGGTGACAAAAAAAGTTAATCTGTTGGGAGGGGGATTGAATTTGAAGACAGGGATAGAGCACTTCTGTGTGCATCCTGGAGGAAGGGCAGTTATTGACGGGGTTGGCAAAGGTTTTAGGCTCACTGAATATGACCTAGAGCCTGCGAGGATGGCTCTTCACCGTTGGGGGAACACTTCTTCCGGTGGCCTTTGGTACGTTTTAGGTTACATGGAGGCGAAGAAGAGGCTGAAGAAGGGTGATAGGATCCTGATGATTAGCCTTGGAGCTGGGTTCAAGTGCAACAACTGTGTTTGGGAGGTGATGAAGGACTTGTCTGATACCAATGTGTGGAAGGACTGCATAGAAAGTTACCCTCCAGAGAACACAAATAACCCTTTCAAGAACAAGTATGATTGGATCAATGACGAATATCTTAGCTTTGTGAGGTTGGATTTTAGCAGGATGGTCCTTTAG
- the LOC106772492 gene encoding RGG repeats nuclear RNA binding protein A-like encodes MQQLSNKKDNDNIFIKLSVSINEFLKPPEGESFYSAGGRGRGRGRGRGARGGYGGYPNANVPAPSIEDPGQFPTLGEHFSTRLFLCFFSLVVEHCVGGVLI; translated from the exons ATGCAGCAGCTTTCAAACAAGAAAGACAATGATAACATCTTTATTAAGCTG TCTGTCAGCATCAACGAGTTTCTGAAGCCACCAGAGGGTGAAAGCTTCTATAGCGCAGGTGGACGGGGACGAGGGCGCGGTCGAGGACGTGGTGCAAGAGGTGGTTATGGTGGCTATCCAAACGCTAACGTTCCAGCTCCATCAATTGAAGATCCTGGGCAATTCCCTACTTTGGGTGAGCATTTCAGTACTAGattgtttctttgtttcttctctCTCGTGGTGGAACATTGTGTGGGAGGGGTGCTTATCTAA